One Monomorium pharaonis isolate MP-MQ-018 chromosome 4, ASM1337386v2, whole genome shotgun sequence DNA segment encodes these proteins:
- the LOC105833661 gene encoding uncharacterized protein LOC105833661 isoform X2, translating to MILLRNKNIQALIFVMSIQSVNSTELFSMYNASSRAVSKCPLPITVLDFIHNSSQPDLEAKWPCEVRSYWLSLQPFVRSVRFLLRYVTPFIITIGVLLNAVSFSLLSAPVLCDSNLSLYLSALAISDNGALIFNYAVSVAKSHSTSVNDLFMNSKFLCGANSVSMELFQFTSTWLIVALTWTRVIAVMFPFGARDYQNRSAITTITSLVCISFIISLTKLYSGGYETDSVFEFIPCQEKIKWGSAMYFYIALSTWLPLLFISIGNLLLIVRMKKSYRIHNELTHNFRYRSNRTHNSSRTLLAVSIVHLILLLPLGIVETLELYWDVILIKHPTSVEENERYIHWLQEKMLLKWCRGLFFHVYHWTFAINFFLYYLTGKKFRNVVTQKLKNYTDTYLSCHGNVLRCNTWSNCHKHLRSCSALLTRAVMRSKQSNADERRNSNVT from the exons ATGATTTTGctacgtaataaaaatatccaagCGTTAATATTCGTCATGAGTATCCAGTCAGTGAATTCTACCGAGCTTTTCTCAATGTACAATGCCTCGTCCAG AGCTGTTTCGAAGTGTCCCTTACCAATAACGGTTCTGGACTTTATTCACAATTCTAGTCAGCCCGATTTAGAAGCCAAATGGCCCTGCGAAGTGCGCTCGTACTGGCTGTCGTTGCAGCCGTTTGTCAGATCCGTCCGTTTCTTACTCCGCTATGTAACcccatttattataacaatcg GTGTATTGCTAAATGCTGTATCTTTTAGTCTGTTGAGCGCACCTGTGCTATGTGACTCCAATTTGTCACTTTATCTAAGCGCGCTCGCTATATCGGACAATGGAGCgttaatattcaattacgCCGTCAGCGTCGCAAAATCACACTCCACGTCCGTTAACGATCTTTTTATG AACAGCAAGTTCTTATGCGGCGCGAATTCCGTGAGCATGGaactttttcaatttacaTCGACGTGGCTGATCGTCGCCCTCACGTGGACGCGTGTCATCGCCGTGATGTTTCCGTTCGGGGCTCGCGACTATCAGAATCGCTCCGCGATTACAACTATCACCAGTCTAGTCTGCATAAGCTTCATAATATCTTTAACGAAGCTATACTCCGGTG GATACGAGACTGACAGCGTTTTTGAATTTATACCGTGCCAGGAGAAGATAAAATGGGGTAGCGCAATGTACTTTTACATCGCTCTGTCCACATGGCTACCCTTGCTTTTTATATCGATCGGCAATCTACTGCTGATCGTTCGCATGAAAAAGTCTTACAGAATTCACAACGAATTAACTC ATAATTTTAGGTACAGAAGCAACAGAACACACAACTCCAGCAGGACGTTGCTCGCGGTATCGATAGTACACTTGATCTTGCTGCTGCCGCTAGGAATTGTCGAAACGTTGGAACTTTATTGGGATGTGATTTTAATCAAGCATCCCACTAGTGTAGAGGAAAACGAGAGATATATACACTG GTTGCAAGAGAAAATGTTGCTCAAGTGGTGTCGCGGCTTGTTTTTTCACGTCTATCATTGGACTTTTgccataaacttttttttatattacctcACAGGAaagaaatttagaaatgtCGTAACgcaaaaactgaaaaattatacagaTACATATTTGTCATGTCACGGAAATGTCCTAAGGTGCAACACATGGAGTAATTGTCATAAACATTTACGATCTTGCAGCGCATTGTTGACGAGGGCTGTTATGCGGAGCAAACAAAGTAATGCCGACGAAAGAAGAAACAGCAACGTTACCTAA
- the LOC105833661 gene encoding uncharacterized protein LOC105833661 isoform X1: MILLRNKNIQALIFVMSIQSVNSTELFSMYNASSRAVSKCPLPITVLDFIHNSSQPDLEAKWPCEVRSYWLSLQPFVRSVRFLLRYVTPFIITIGVLLNAVSFSLLSAPVLCDSNLSLYLSALAISDNGALIFNYAVSVAKSHSTSVNDLFMNSKFLCGANSVSMELFQFTSTWLIVALTWTRVIAVMFPFGARDYQNRSAITTITSLVCISFIISLTKLYSGGYETDSVFEFIPCQEKIKWGSAMYFYIALSTWLPLLFISIGNLLLIVRMKKSYRIHNELTRKSRCRSLTRDISARGDSTTILVSDNFRYRSNRTHNSSRTLLAVSIVHLILLLPLGIVETLELYWDVILIKHPTSVEENERYIHWLQEKMLLKWCRGLFFHVYHWTFAINFFLYYLTGKKFRNVVTQKLKNYTDTYLSCHGNVLRCNTWSNCHKHLRSCSALLTRAVMRSKQSNADERRNSNVT; this comes from the exons ATGATTTTGctacgtaataaaaatatccaagCGTTAATATTCGTCATGAGTATCCAGTCAGTGAATTCTACCGAGCTTTTCTCAATGTACAATGCCTCGTCCAG AGCTGTTTCGAAGTGTCCCTTACCAATAACGGTTCTGGACTTTATTCACAATTCTAGTCAGCCCGATTTAGAAGCCAAATGGCCCTGCGAAGTGCGCTCGTACTGGCTGTCGTTGCAGCCGTTTGTCAGATCCGTCCGTTTCTTACTCCGCTATGTAACcccatttattataacaatcg GTGTATTGCTAAATGCTGTATCTTTTAGTCTGTTGAGCGCACCTGTGCTATGTGACTCCAATTTGTCACTTTATCTAAGCGCGCTCGCTATATCGGACAATGGAGCgttaatattcaattacgCCGTCAGCGTCGCAAAATCACACTCCACGTCCGTTAACGATCTTTTTATG AACAGCAAGTTCTTATGCGGCGCGAATTCCGTGAGCATGGaactttttcaatttacaTCGACGTGGCTGATCGTCGCCCTCACGTGGACGCGTGTCATCGCCGTGATGTTTCCGTTCGGGGCTCGCGACTATCAGAATCGCTCCGCGATTACAACTATCACCAGTCTAGTCTGCATAAGCTTCATAATATCTTTAACGAAGCTATACTCCGGTG GATACGAGACTGACAGCGTTTTTGAATTTATACCGTGCCAGGAGAAGATAAAATGGGGTAGCGCAATGTACTTTTACATCGCTCTGTCCACATGGCTACCCTTGCTTTTTATATCGATCGGCAATCTACTGCTGATCGTTCGCATGAAAAAGTCTTACAGAATTCACAACGAATTAACTCGTAAGTCACGCTGCCGATCATTGACGCGCGATATCTCTGCACGAGGAGATTCAACGACGATTCTCGTCTCAGATAATTTTAGGTACAGAAGCAACAGAACACACAACTCCAGCAGGACGTTGCTCGCGGTATCGATAGTACACTTGATCTTGCTGCTGCCGCTAGGAATTGTCGAAACGTTGGAACTTTATTGGGATGTGATTTTAATCAAGCATCCCACTAGTGTAGAGGAAAACGAGAGATATATACACTG GTTGCAAGAGAAAATGTTGCTCAAGTGGTGTCGCGGCTTGTTTTTTCACGTCTATCATTGGACTTTTgccataaacttttttttatattacctcACAGGAaagaaatttagaaatgtCGTAACgcaaaaactgaaaaattatacagaTACATATTTGTCATGTCACGGAAATGTCCTAAGGTGCAACACATGGAGTAATTGTCATAAACATTTACGATCTTGCAGCGCATTGTTGACGAGGGCTGTTATGCGGAGCAAACAAAGTAATGCCGACGAAAGAAGAAACAGCAACGTTACCTAA
- the LOC105833661 gene encoding uncharacterized protein LOC105833661 isoform X3 has translation MALRSALVLAVVAAVCQIRPFLTPLCNPIYYNNRLLSAPVLCDSNLSLYLSALAISDNGALIFNYAVSVAKSHSTSVNDLFMNSKFLCGANSVSMELFQFTSTWLIVALTWTRVIAVMFPFGARDYQNRSAITTITSLVCISFIISLTKLYSGGYETDSVFEFIPCQEKIKWGSAMYFYIALSTWLPLLFISIGNLLLIVRMKKSYRIHNELTRKSRCRSLTRDISARGDSTTILVSDNFRYRSNRTHNSSRTLLAVSIVHLILLLPLGIVETLELYWDVILIKHPTSVEENERYIHWLQEKMLLKWCRGLFFHVYHWTFAINFFLYYLTGKKFRNVVTQKLKNYTDTYLSCHGNVLRCNTWSNCHKHLRSCSALLTRAVMRSKQSNADERRNSNVT, from the exons ATGGCCCTGCGAAGTGCGCTCGTACTGGCTGTCGTTGCAGCCGTTTGTCAGATCCGTCCGTTTCTTACTCCGCTATGTAACcccatttattataacaatcg TCTGTTGAGCGCACCTGTGCTATGTGACTCCAATTTGTCACTTTATCTAAGCGCGCTCGCTATATCGGACAATGGAGCgttaatattcaattacgCCGTCAGCGTCGCAAAATCACACTCCACGTCCGTTAACGATCTTTTTATG AACAGCAAGTTCTTATGCGGCGCGAATTCCGTGAGCATGGaactttttcaatttacaTCGACGTGGCTGATCGTCGCCCTCACGTGGACGCGTGTCATCGCCGTGATGTTTCCGTTCGGGGCTCGCGACTATCAGAATCGCTCCGCGATTACAACTATCACCAGTCTAGTCTGCATAAGCTTCATAATATCTTTAACGAAGCTATACTCCGGTG GATACGAGACTGACAGCGTTTTTGAATTTATACCGTGCCAGGAGAAGATAAAATGGGGTAGCGCAATGTACTTTTACATCGCTCTGTCCACATGGCTACCCTTGCTTTTTATATCGATCGGCAATCTACTGCTGATCGTTCGCATGAAAAAGTCTTACAGAATTCACAACGAATTAACTCGTAAGTCACGCTGCCGATCATTGACGCGCGATATCTCTGCACGAGGAGATTCAACGACGATTCTCGTCTCAGATAATTTTAGGTACAGAAGCAACAGAACACACAACTCCAGCAGGACGTTGCTCGCGGTATCGATAGTACACTTGATCTTGCTGCTGCCGCTAGGAATTGTCGAAACGTTGGAACTTTATTGGGATGTGATTTTAATCAAGCATCCCACTAGTGTAGAGGAAAACGAGAGATATATACACTG GTTGCAAGAGAAAATGTTGCTCAAGTGGTGTCGCGGCTTGTTTTTTCACGTCTATCATTGGACTTTTgccataaacttttttttatattacctcACAGGAaagaaatttagaaatgtCGTAACgcaaaaactgaaaaattatacagaTACATATTTGTCATGTCACGGAAATGTCCTAAGGTGCAACACATGGAGTAATTGTCATAAACATTTACGATCTTGCAGCGCATTGTTGACGAGGGCTGTTATGCGGAGCAAACAAAGTAATGCCGACGAAAGAAGAAACAGCAACGTTACCTAA
- the LOC105833675 gene encoding SH3 domain-containing protein 19, whose amino-acid sequence MAANARTDMRIPTRAAPRPPSQGATQRDPIWSSSNDIFGGSLTTQPGQKKKPPPRPPPPKFNHNHTQYQKEQKPKRPARPTELLTNFFGRKKQENHHPSSRFTASQSQNAITQSSNSVATVSLIDLSPPGSPTFTTRSSDNVSVDSFGSDGNSNPSAFTSSGNTSQTESAFEDDFDFFGMSVRKITAQNDPWQTKTTAAATTTTITSQDPFGLLEDTCSNVSQVASSGGNACLFSFNSSTNRVANQVPSNPIAPKPLVRSMPTIIRARPPKPAAPKMPFKKLEPIPCETRTGFEVSNSSGAINKPLTLNFPNAWPNDDEESDSPSPPMPTIPPPTLPANYQAELGGDFEGDSNEPHGIALYDFSATHPDDLALKEGDVVQLVKKVNDDWLEGRVGNRQGIFPFSFIDIKIPLPGLSDNVVTALYAFPGENSDDLSFEEGAKITVISRISEDWLYGEYNGRKGQFPVNYVNRLPRNI is encoded by the exons ATGGCCGCGAACGCGAGAACAG ACATGCGTATACCGACACGCGCGGCCCCTCGTCCTCCGAGCCAGGGCGCGACGCAGAGAGATCCGATCTGGAGCAGCAG CAATGATATATTTGGAGGCTCCTTAACGACGCAACCTGGACAGAAGAAGAAGCCACCTCCTCGACCACCACCTCCGAAGTTCAATCATAACCATACGCAGTATCAAAAAGAACAGAAACCAAAAAGACCG GCCAGGCCAACGGAGCTGTTGACCAATTTTTTTGGACGAAAGAAGCAAGAGAATCATCATCCTTCGTCGCGTTTCACTGCTAGTCAGTCACAGAATGCGATAACGCAGTCCTCGAACTCCGTCGCAACGGTGTCTCTGATAGATCTCAGTCCGCCCGGATCGCCGACGTTCACGACGCGCTCCAGTGACAACGTCAGCGTCGACAGTTTCGGCAGCGATGGAAATTCCAATCCGTCCGCGTTCACGAGCAGTGGTAACACGTCACAGACGGAAAGTGCCTTCGAGGACGATTTCGACTTTTTCGGAATGTCCGTCAGAAAGATAACCGCGCAGAACGACCCATGGCAGACTAAAAcgacagcagcagcaacaactaCAACAATAACATCGCAAGATCCATTCGGACTTCTGGAGGACACATGCTCGAACGTATCGCAGGTCGCCAGCAGCGGCGGTAACGCGTGCCTCTTTTCTTTCAACTCCAGTACCAATCGCGTAGCGAACCAAGTGCCTTCCAATCCGATCGCTCCTAAGCCTCTCGTCAGATCGATGCCCACGATAATCCGAGCGAGGCCTCCCAAGCCTGCGGCGCCAAAGATGCCGTTCAAGAAACTCGAACCGATACCTTGCGAAACGCGTACCGGCTTCGAAGTCTCGAATAGCAGCGGCGCGATAAACAAACCATTGACGTTGAATTTTCCAAACGCGTGGCCCAACGACGACGAGGAGAGTGATAGTCCGTCGCCACCCATGCCGACAATTCCACCGCCGACGTTACCTGCAAATTATCAGGCAGAACTAGGCGGCGATTTTGAA GGAGATTCTAATGAACCTCACGGTATTGCGCTGTACGATTTCTCGGCGACACATCCGGATGACTTGGCTTTGAAGGAGGGCGACGTTGTGCAATTGGTGAAGAAGGTCAATGATGATTGGTTGGAGGGGAGAGTAGGAAATCGCCAGGGAATCTTCCCGTTTAGTttcattgatattaaaatacctCTGCCAGGTTTATCAGACAACGTGGTCACGGCACTTTACGCCTTTCCTGGAGAGAATAGCGACGACTTGTCATTTGAG gAGGGCGCGAAAATTACAGTCATATCAAGGATATCGGAGGATTGGTTATACGGGGAATACAACGGTAGGAAGGGACAATTTCcagtaaattatgtaaatagaCTTCCgcgtaatatttaa